From a region of the Corallococcus coralloides DSM 2259 genome:
- a CDS encoding acyl carrier protein: MSASQQPPTSSADATAREISEWLKKYMSELLSLPASDINTATTFDRYGLDSSAAVGMTGDLGDWLGIEVDTAAPYEHPTIEKLSRALASDKRLLARRAAQAGKATGS, from the coding sequence ATGTCGGCATCCCAGCAGCCCCCTACCTCCTCGGCGGACGCCACCGCGCGCGAAATCAGCGAGTGGCTGAAGAAGTACATGTCGGAGTTGCTGTCGCTGCCCGCCAGCGACATCAACACGGCGACGACGTTCGACCGCTACGGGTTGGATTCGTCCGCCGCCGTGGGGATGACCGGCGACCTGGGGGACTGGCTCGGCATCGAGGTCGACACGGCGGCTCCCTACGAGCACCCCACCATCGAGAAGCTCTCCCGCGCGCTCGCCTCGGACAAGCGGCTGCTGGCGCGTCGCGCGGCCCAGGCGGGCAAGGCGACGGGAAGCTGA
- a CDS encoding cytochrome P450: protein MSTSALEKPLAPGPAVASRPQTPGMFFNPRDPAFNKDPYPHYKRLREEDPVHRSPWGVWFLGRYEHVRGVLRDKRFSVQDVPGQLRRRSELLKTRKLIPNQPANLDGLIANSENWFAFLEAPDHTRLRNLVSSAFQKRSVERMREQIRQCAVELLEPVRKQGHMDLMKDFACILPQNVIAHLLGLPKEDFPQCVAWAEVIGRIFDPLVSLEEYARLNEDSISFMAYLKELVAKRRVEPKDDLISALIEARDGQDRLSEAELISIIILIFGAGEETVVSLIGNGSLALIRHPEHLEYLRTHPEVLPSAVEEMLRYDAPLQMTSRTALEDVELGGKIIRKGDQVYVALGSANRDPDQFTEPDSINLLRERNRHMSFADGHHYCVGAPLARIEAQEAYRVLFDTLGDFEVAIDELSYRDHTVLRSMVSLPVRFKERR, encoded by the coding sequence ATGAGCACCTCCGCGTTGGAAAAGCCCCTCGCGCCCGGCCCCGCCGTGGCCTCGCGGCCCCAGACCCCGGGTATGTTCTTCAACCCGAGGGATCCGGCCTTCAACAAGGATCCGTACCCCCACTACAAGCGGCTGCGCGAGGAGGACCCCGTCCACCGCAGCCCCTGGGGCGTGTGGTTCCTGGGCCGGTACGAGCACGTCCGCGGCGTCCTGCGGGACAAGCGCTTCAGCGTCCAGGACGTGCCGGGCCAGCTGCGGCGCAGGAGCGAGCTGCTCAAGACGCGCAAGCTCATCCCCAACCAGCCCGCCAACCTGGACGGGCTCATCGCCAACTCCGAGAACTGGTTCGCGTTCCTGGAGGCGCCGGACCACACGCGCTTGCGCAACCTGGTGTCCAGCGCCTTCCAGAAGCGGTCGGTGGAGCGGATGCGCGAGCAGATCCGTCAGTGCGCGGTGGAGCTGCTGGAGCCGGTGCGCAAGCAGGGGCACATGGACCTGATGAAGGACTTCGCGTGCATCCTTCCCCAGAACGTCATCGCGCACCTGCTGGGCCTGCCCAAGGAGGACTTCCCCCAGTGCGTGGCATGGGCGGAGGTGATTGGCCGCATCTTCGATCCGCTGGTCTCCCTGGAGGAGTACGCGCGCCTCAATGAGGACTCCATCTCCTTCATGGCGTACCTGAAGGAACTGGTCGCGAAGCGCCGCGTCGAGCCCAAGGACGACCTCATCAGCGCGCTCATCGAAGCGCGGGATGGCCAGGACCGCCTCAGCGAGGCGGAGCTCATCTCCATCATCATCCTCATCTTCGGCGCGGGCGAGGAGACGGTGGTCAGCCTCATCGGCAATGGCTCGCTCGCGTTGATCCGCCACCCGGAGCACCTGGAGTACCTGCGGACGCATCCGGAGGTCCTCCCCAGCGCCGTGGAGGAGATGCTGCGCTACGACGCGCCGCTGCAGATGACCTCGCGCACCGCGCTGGAGGACGTGGAGCTCGGGGGCAAGATCATCCGCAAGGGAGACCAGGTCTACGTGGCGCTGGGGTCCGCCAACCGCGACCCTGATCAGTTCACGGAGCCCGACAGCATCAACCTGCTGCGCGAGCGCAACCGCCACATGTCGTTCGCGGACGGACACCACTACTGCGTGGGCGCGCCGCTGGCCCGCATCGAGGCGCAAGAGGCCTATCGCGTCCTGTTCGACACGCTCGGTGACTTCGAGGTCGCCATCGACGAGCTCTCGTACCGCGACCACACCGTGCTGCGCAGCATGGTCAGCCTGCCGGTCCGCTTCAAGGAACGGCGCTGA
- a CDS encoding NUDIX domain-containing protein has protein sequence MLPLDKVKFCPACGERVVPRIEENRTRLACPAASCGHVLYGNPTPVVAALIEKDGEALLVRNKGWPAGWYGLVSGFLEAGETPAAGVLREVQEELGLDGEVAGLIGAFAFPERNEVILAYHVRARGEVRMGDELEHFKAVPLAKLRPWPFGTGLAVAAWLEQQRAHQA, from the coding sequence ATGTTGCCACTGGACAAGGTGAAGTTCTGTCCTGCTTGTGGGGAGCGCGTCGTCCCGCGCATCGAGGAGAACCGGACCCGGCTCGCCTGCCCGGCTGCTTCTTGTGGGCACGTCCTCTACGGCAACCCCACCCCGGTGGTCGCGGCCCTGATTGAAAAGGACGGGGAGGCCTTGCTCGTCCGGAACAAGGGCTGGCCGGCGGGCTGGTACGGGCTGGTGTCCGGATTCCTCGAAGCCGGAGAGACGCCGGCGGCGGGCGTCCTGCGGGAGGTGCAAGAGGAGCTGGGGCTCGACGGGGAGGTCGCGGGGCTCATTGGTGCCTTCGCCTTCCCGGAGCGCAACGAGGTGATCCTGGCCTACCACGTCCGCGCCCGCGGCGAGGTCCGGATGGGTGACGAACTGGAGCACTTCAAGGCGGTGCCGCTCGCCAAACTGCGCCCCTGGCCGTTCGGCACGGGGCTGGCCGTCGCGGCCTGGCTGGAGCAGCAGCGCGCTCATCAGGCCTAG
- a CDS encoding polyketide synthase, whose protein sequence is MQTPIAIIGLGCRFPRADGPDSFWSLLKQGEDALGEVPGGRWRVEDFFAPESPQRGRSYSPRGGFIADGDCYDAGLFGIQAQEAEQVDPQQGLSLEVAWQGLEHAGIAPDSLGGTETGVFWGVSTRDYDRRVANQWDMLDVRTSTGACGAIVANRISFSLGLCGPSVAVDAACASSLVAVHLACQSLAAGECELAIAGGVHLILSPANAIAFSQGKLLARDGRCKSFSSKADGYVFGEGGGCVVLKPLDAAVRDGDFIWAVVRGSATNHNGLSNGLSAPLGRAQQRVVRRALAAGGVAPSALGYVEAHASGTMLGDTIEVNALRASLGEGRRADQRCLLGSVKSNIGHLEAAAGIAGLLKTVLALHHGQIPATLHGDPVSPHLRLAGTAFSIATQPEPWPAGEGPRFAGVSSLSFGGTNAHVVLGEAPGPVTAAAPGDDGEALLLPLSAQSPEALTALARTHLAFFRSLAETPDAQAQARFVQACVTLATGRSQLPHRIVLRARTAGEAVRALEALLQGAPDAALVQPRAGQAHARAFHLMLSSPAAGEGSSASWPSAWTWGAALAERAAELVRRELPLAFADRRPEAERLLGLVAVLARGGAVADTVAGADAVGDQVARLASVHLGELLGAGAESSVAPPSYVSSEELAGPDAKRSAFTLRLGEDALEASSALASLFVQGARLDWNALYSHLPRTRMPLATYAFQRRRHHSFTPSSQQAPAARTA, encoded by the coding sequence ATGCAGACCCCCATCGCGATCATCGGGCTGGGCTGTCGCTTTCCCCGGGCGGACGGCCCCGACAGCTTCTGGTCCCTCCTCAAGCAGGGGGAGGACGCGCTAGGGGAGGTTCCCGGTGGGCGCTGGCGCGTGGAGGACTTCTTCGCGCCGGAGTCGCCCCAGCGGGGCCGGAGCTACAGTCCGCGCGGCGGCTTCATCGCCGACGGCGACTGCTACGACGCGGGCCTCTTCGGCATCCAGGCGCAGGAGGCCGAACAGGTGGATCCGCAGCAGGGCCTGTCGCTGGAGGTGGCCTGGCAGGGACTGGAGCACGCGGGCATCGCTCCGGACTCCCTGGGGGGCACGGAGACGGGCGTCTTCTGGGGGGTGAGCACCCGCGACTACGACCGCCGCGTCGCCAACCAGTGGGACATGCTCGACGTGCGCACCAGCACGGGAGCGTGCGGCGCCATCGTGGCGAACCGGATCTCCTTCAGCCTGGGGCTCTGCGGGCCGAGCGTCGCCGTGGACGCGGCGTGCGCGTCCTCCCTGGTGGCCGTGCACCTGGCCTGCCAGTCGCTCGCGGCGGGAGAATGCGAGCTCGCCATCGCGGGTGGGGTGCACCTCATCCTGTCCCCGGCCAACGCCATCGCGTTCTCGCAGGGCAAGCTCCTGGCCCGGGATGGGCGTTGCAAGAGCTTCTCCAGCAAGGCGGATGGGTATGTGTTCGGAGAGGGCGGCGGCTGCGTCGTCCTCAAGCCCTTGGACGCGGCGGTGCGCGACGGGGACTTCATCTGGGCGGTCGTCCGGGGCTCGGCGACCAACCACAACGGCCTCAGCAACGGCCTCAGCGCGCCGCTGGGCCGGGCCCAGCAGCGGGTCGTGCGCCGCGCGCTCGCCGCTGGCGGCGTGGCGCCCTCGGCCCTGGGCTATGTCGAAGCGCATGCCAGCGGGACGATGCTCGGGGACACCATCGAGGTGAACGCCCTGCGCGCGTCCCTGGGCGAGGGGCGGCGAGCGGATCAGCGCTGCCTGCTGGGGTCCGTCAAGTCGAACATCGGCCACCTGGAGGCGGCGGCGGGCATCGCGGGGCTGCTGAAGACGGTGCTGGCGCTCCACCACGGGCAGATCCCCGCCACGCTCCATGGCGACCCCGTCAGTCCCCACCTGCGGCTCGCGGGGACCGCCTTCTCCATCGCCACGCAGCCGGAGCCGTGGCCCGCCGGTGAAGGACCGCGCTTCGCGGGAGTCAGCTCCCTGAGCTTCGGTGGGACCAACGCCCATGTGGTGCTGGGCGAGGCGCCAGGCCCTGTCACCGCCGCGGCTCCAGGCGACGACGGCGAGGCCCTGCTGCTGCCCCTGAGCGCGCAGTCCCCGGAGGCCTTGACGGCGCTCGCGCGGACGCATCTGGCCTTCTTCCGGTCCCTGGCGGAGACCCCGGATGCCCAGGCTCAAGCCCGCTTCGTCCAGGCGTGCGTGACCCTGGCCACGGGGCGGTCCCAGCTTCCGCACCGCATCGTGCTGCGAGCCCGGACGGCTGGCGAAGCGGTGCGCGCGCTGGAGGCCCTGCTCCAGGGCGCGCCGGACGCCGCGCTGGTCCAGCCCCGGGCGGGACAGGCCCACGCGCGCGCCTTCCACCTGATGCTGTCCTCGCCGGCGGCCGGTGAGGGCTCCAGCGCGTCGTGGCCCTCGGCGTGGACGTGGGGCGCGGCCCTGGCGGAGCGCGCGGCGGAGCTCGTCCGCCGCGAACTGCCTCTGGCGTTCGCGGACCGGAGGCCCGAGGCCGAACGGCTCCTGGGACTGGTGGCCGTGCTGGCCCGCGGTGGCGCGGTCGCGGACACGGTGGCGGGCGCGGATGCGGTGGGCGACCAGGTGGCGCGGCTCGCCTCGGTGCACCTGGGGGAGCTGCTCGGCGCTGGCGCGGAGTCCTCCGTGGCTCCGCCCTCCTACGTCTCTTCGGAGGAGCTGGCCGGGCCCGACGCGAAGCGGTCGGCCTTCACGCTGCGGTTGGGGGAGGACGCCCTGGAGGCGTCGTCGGCGCTGGCCTCGCTCTTCGTCCAGGGCGCGCGCCTGGACTGGAACGCCCTCTACTCGCACCTGCCGCGCACGCGCATGCCCCTGGCGACCTATGCCTTCCAGCGGCGGCGCCACCACTCCTTCACCCCCAGCTCCCAGCAGGCGCCGGCCGCGCGGACGGCGTGA
- a CDS encoding acyl-CoA desaturase — MDADITASVVAPEASEPVAGHIRRQAIKGGPNSRLQFAHALLILVIPTVCAVIAGLQVIQGQVRPWEPVLAVGFYLLTILAITVGFHRLISHRAFKPHRAVSAFFTILGCMAVQGPPLYWAGNHRRHHSNTDRDGDPHSPLNDGGTPLSGWRGFWHSHVGWTFRPEVTNSAYYCRDLLQDRQLTWLNRHYFKWVVLGLIIPTALGAALEGSWRGALGGLLWGGGVRLFITYHVTNAINSVAHLWGYRRFESRDDSRNNILLGILALGEGWHNNHHADPSAAVFAATPWEVDVGGLTLLGLERVGLVRGVRRLNARIGRPDAAPTPGPGGSPP, encoded by the coding sequence ATGGATGCTGACATCACGGCCTCCGTCGTCGCACCCGAGGCCTCCGAGCCCGTGGCGGGCCATATCCGGCGCCAGGCCATCAAAGGGGGACCGAACAGCCGACTGCAATTCGCGCATGCCCTGTTGATCCTGGTCATACCTACCGTGTGCGCAGTCATTGCCGGACTCCAGGTCATCCAGGGGCAGGTGAGGCCTTGGGAGCCCGTGCTTGCCGTGGGCTTCTATCTCCTGACCATCCTGGCCATCACGGTGGGCTTCCACCGTTTGATTTCGCACCGGGCCTTCAAGCCTCACCGGGCCGTGAGTGCCTTCTTCACGATCCTGGGCTGCATGGCGGTGCAGGGGCCTCCGCTCTACTGGGCGGGCAACCACCGCAGGCATCACAGCAACACGGACCGGGATGGGGATCCGCACTCGCCCTTGAATGATGGGGGCACGCCGCTCTCCGGCTGGCGCGGCTTCTGGCACTCCCACGTCGGGTGGACGTTCCGGCCGGAGGTGACCAATTCGGCCTACTACTGCCGCGACCTGCTCCAGGACCGGCAGCTGACGTGGCTCAACCGGCACTACTTCAAGTGGGTGGTGCTGGGCTTGATCATTCCCACGGCCCTGGGGGCGGCGCTCGAAGGGAGCTGGCGGGGCGCGCTGGGCGGGTTGCTGTGGGGCGGCGGCGTGCGGCTGTTCATCACCTACCACGTGACCAACGCCATCAATTCGGTGGCCCACCTCTGGGGCTACCGGCGCTTCGAGAGCCGGGATGACAGCCGCAACAACATCCTGTTGGGAATCCTGGCCCTGGGGGAAGGCTGGCACAACAACCACCACGCGGACCCCTCCGCGGCGGTGTTCGCCGCGACGCCCTGGGAAGTGGACGTGGGCGGCCTGACCCTCCTGGGGCTGGAGCGGGTGGGGCTGGTCCGGGGGGTGCGCCGGTTGAATGCACGGATTGGCAGGCCGGACGCGGCGCCGACTCCGGGGCCCGGTGGTTCGCCTCCCTGA
- a CDS encoding acyl-CoA desaturase, with protein sequence MRRVVKSQQLERVQHIHTVVMTALGISGVVGSVLLSVLVRPMSGAGIATFLTFFFLVGMGLTIGYHRHFTHRSYKAVTPVRVALAVLGCMAGQGPVVFWVALHRMHHEFSDREGDPHSPNLAGTSRLQRLKGLFHGYIGWTVQHPVPNANFYARDLLTDKAVMWVNRRYYVWILLGLALPAGMGFLLTGTPYGALEGLLMGGLARMFALHNIIWWITSFAHVFGTRDYRSRDLSTNNAWLALPTLGESWHNNHHGYPTAAILTFRWWQVDISGMVIAVMEKLGLVWDVSRPTAAELEARRVR encoded by the coding sequence ATGCGGCGCGTGGTCAAGAGCCAGCAGTTGGAGCGCGTGCAGCACATCCACACGGTGGTGATGACCGCCCTGGGCATCAGCGGCGTCGTGGGCAGCGTGCTGCTCTCCGTGCTCGTCCGGCCCATGTCCGGGGCGGGCATCGCGACCTTCCTCACCTTCTTCTTCCTGGTGGGGATGGGGCTGACCATCGGCTACCACCGCCACTTCACCCACCGCAGCTACAAGGCCGTCACGCCGGTCCGCGTGGCGCTGGCCGTCCTGGGCTGCATGGCGGGGCAGGGACCCGTGGTGTTCTGGGTCGCGCTGCACCGGATGCACCATGAGTTCTCCGACCGGGAAGGGGATCCGCACTCCCCCAACCTCGCCGGGACATCCAGGCTCCAGCGCCTGAAGGGCCTCTTCCACGGGTACATCGGCTGGACCGTGCAGCACCCGGTCCCCAACGCGAACTTCTACGCGCGCGACCTGCTCACCGACAAGGCCGTGATGTGGGTCAACCGCCGCTACTACGTGTGGATCCTCCTGGGGCTGGCATTGCCCGCGGGGATGGGCTTCCTGCTGACGGGGACGCCGTATGGCGCGCTGGAGGGGCTCCTCATGGGGGGACTCGCCCGGATGTTCGCGCTGCACAACATCATCTGGTGGATCACGTCGTTCGCGCACGTCTTCGGCACCCGCGACTATCGCTCGCGCGACCTGAGCACCAACAACGCCTGGCTCGCGCTGCCGACGCTGGGTGAGTCCTGGCACAACAACCACCACGGCTATCCCACCGCGGCCATCCTCACCTTCCGCTGGTGGCAGGTGGACATCAGCGGAATGGTCATCGCGGTGATGGAGAAGCTGGGGCTCGTCTGGGACGTGTCGCGTCCGACCGCCGCTGAGTTGGAAGCGCGCCGCGTGCGCTGA
- a CDS encoding acyl carrier protein has protein sequence MEETTTTPGRSREQVENWLVNRIAEVAGLSQDAVDIQSPFVDYRLDSAVAVTVTAEFSRWLGRELPITAFWEYPTIQSLAGAVASDGGAAPSGI, from the coding sequence ATGGAAGAAACAACGACGACGCCCGGGCGTTCCCGTGAGCAGGTGGAGAACTGGCTGGTGAACCGCATCGCGGAGGTCGCGGGGCTGAGCCAGGACGCGGTGGACATCCAGAGCCCGTTCGTCGACTACCGCCTGGACTCGGCGGTGGCGGTGACGGTGACGGCGGAGTTCTCACGGTGGCTGGGCCGCGAGCTGCCCATCACCGCCTTCTGGGAGTACCCCACCATCCAGAGCCTGGCGGGCGCGGTCGCGTCCGATGGCGGCGCGGCTCCCTCCGGCATCTGA
- a CDS encoding class I SAM-dependent methyltransferase: MSTSTSRATGASAEAIQQHYDVSNAFYELWLDPGMTYSAALWLREEDDLDAAQRAKLDWHLDNLRIESAPRILDVGCGWGSMMRRALERNPDCRAQGLTLSQAQADRIQAQPSERISVALQSWAEHSVAEPYDGIVSVGAFEHFARLDQKLEDKIAGYRSFFDFCHRSLKPGGRLSLQTISYETAERKDFSKFFAEEIFPESDLPHIAEIEQASRHLFEIVHLRNDRTHYARTLRHWLRNLRARKAEARAMVGDAVYERYEKYLGMMVVAFHTGTMNLTRICFQRLDDARPRALAG, translated from the coding sequence ATGAGCACGTCGACTTCACGGGCCACCGGCGCCTCCGCCGAGGCCATCCAGCAGCACTACGACGTCAGCAACGCCTTCTACGAGCTGTGGCTCGACCCGGGCATGACGTACTCCGCCGCGCTGTGGTTGCGCGAGGAGGACGACCTGGACGCCGCTCAGCGGGCCAAGCTGGACTGGCACCTGGACAACCTGCGGATCGAGTCCGCGCCGCGCATCCTCGACGTGGGGTGCGGCTGGGGCAGCATGATGCGCCGGGCGCTGGAGCGGAACCCGGACTGCCGCGCGCAGGGGCTCACGCTCAGCCAGGCCCAGGCGGACCGCATCCAGGCCCAGCCCTCCGAGCGGATCTCCGTCGCGCTCCAGAGCTGGGCGGAGCACTCCGTCGCGGAGCCGTACGACGGCATCGTGTCCGTGGGGGCCTTCGAGCACTTCGCGCGTCTGGATCAGAAGCTGGAGGACAAGATCGCGGGCTACCGGTCCTTCTTCGACTTCTGCCACCGGTCGCTGAAGCCGGGCGGGCGGCTGTCGCTGCAGACCATCTCCTACGAGACGGCGGAGCGGAAGGACTTCAGCAAGTTCTTCGCCGAGGAGATCTTCCCTGAGTCCGACCTGCCGCACATCGCGGAGATCGAGCAGGCGTCGCGGCACCTCTTCGAGATCGTCCACCTGCGCAACGACCGCACGCACTACGCGCGCACGCTGCGGCACTGGCTGCGCAACCTGCGGGCCCGCAAGGCGGAGGCGCGAGCCATGGTGGGAGACGCCGTCTACGAGCGGTACGAGAAGTACCTGGGGATGATGGTCGTCGCGTTCCACACCGGGACCATGAACCTGACGCGCATCTGCTTCCAGCGGCTGGACGACGCGCGTCCGCGCGCCCTGGCGGGTTGA